From the Candidatus Omnitrophota bacterium genome, the window ACATCAATGGGTTTCTGCCGGAAAATATTAAAAATGATCTGCAGGCTGGAGACACCATCCTGATCGAGGCCGAACAGCGCTTCGTCCATCGACTCGACGCTCAGTCCGAAATTCCGGACCTTGCCTTCTTTTTTTAAAATCTTCAGCCATTCGTAAAGCTCCGGTTTTTGGATGAACTCCGCCGGCAAGCAGTGCGTCTGGACCAAATCCAGGGCCTCGATCCCCAGCCGTTTCAGCGAAGCCTCCACATGCATGCGGAACGCATAAAGAGAGAAATTCTTCGGCCAACCCGGGTGCGGGAAACGCCCGATCTTGGTGGCCACAAAAATCCTCTCCGAGCATCCTTTGAGAAAACTCCCGATGCGCGTTTCGCTCAAGCCCTGCCCGTAAACATCGGCCGTATCAAAAAAATTCACGCCGCTGTCGACCGCCGACGCCAGGATCCTCTGCGCCATGGCGTCATCCACCGGCCCCCAGTCGCCGCCCAGCTGCCAGGTCCCCAGCCCGACTTCGGCAACGCTGAACCGCGCCGCGCCGAACTTTCGTTTTTTCATTCCCGCTCCGTCGTCCTAAGATTTCCCGGCCAGTTCCTCTTTCTTTCGCTTGTACGCCTCCCAAAGCCGGGAAGACCCGGTCCCGCAGCCGATGATGGACTGCATGGCCTCGTCTACCGGGACATCCACCGGGAAAACACAACTCCCCTTGATGTGATAAATAAAACCGCTGGTCGGCGTCGGGCCGATGGGGACAAACACCGTGCACGTGCCGTCCGGATGGCGGTCCGTGACGATCGCGGTGGTCAGGACTTCATCGCCGTGCAGCTGGACCAGGGCGACCTCGGAGAAAAGCTTGCGCTCGCCTCCCAGCAATTGCAGGATCGTGTCCTTGATCAATTTATACCCGGGCGCCACGCGCAAGATCCTGGTCTCGATCACTTGATAAAGGAACTTGCCCAGACGGGTCCGGACCACCACCCCGACCGCGAAACAAAACAGGGTGATGAGAAAAATCACGATCACATCCGCGACGATCGTTTTGACGTCATGCCTGGCAACCACAATGTCGGTCAACGGCTCGATGAGGCCCGTGACAAAATGAAAGATCCAGCTGAAAACGGCGGCGATGATGGCCACGGGAAGGATCACGATCAGCCCGCCCAGAAGAGAAGTCTTTAAAAATGCTTCCAGATTTTTCCTCATAGTTGCCCGCGCTCCTTTTTTAGGACGGCCAGTTTTTTGAGCCGCTCCACCGGTGCCGCCGCCCGTTCCAAATAATCCGCGATGACCGGCGGGCTGTGATACAACTCCGCCAGGCTTGGTTTCATCTCCGTCCGGGGATGAAACCCCATGATCACGGTCCCCTCCTTGATTTCAAGCGAACATACCGGGTGCCCCAAGGCATCCACGTTCTTGCAGGACACAAAGGCCTTGAGGACCTTCCCATCCTCCAGCAGCAGGCCGGCCAGGAGGGGATCATTGGTAAAAGCGCTGAACATTTTTAATTCCGGCGGCAAAACCAATTTCTCCGCCGCGTTTACCCAGGGGGTCTTCATGTCCGCGAAGGACTGGACGTCGGCGCGGATGGTGGTGCGCGGCTTTTCCGTTAACGACAGCGTCAACGTGGTGGGTGATGGCCCTTTCAAAAAAACCCGGTTCGCGACGTTCCCCGGGGCCCTGTCCACGATGTCTTCATAAACAAACTCGTTGCCGGCAAAATTG encodes:
- a CDS encoding DUF502 domain-containing protein, whose protein sequence is MRKNLEAFLKTSLLGGLIVILPVAIIAAVFSWIFHFVTGLIEPLTDIVVARHDVKTIVADVIVIFLITLFCFAVGVVVRTRLGKFLYQVIETRILRVAPGYKLIKDTILQLLGGERKLFSEVALVQLHGDEVLTTAIVTDRHPDGTCTVFVPIGPTPTSGFIYHIKGSCVFPVDVPVDEAMQSIIGCGTGSSRLWEAYKRKKEELAGKS
- a CDS encoding aldo/keto reductase — encoded protein: MKKRKFGAARFSVAEVGLGTWQLGGDWGPVDDAMAQRILASAVDSGVNFFDTADVYGQGLSETRIGSFLKGCSERIFVATKIGRFPHPGWPKNFSLYAFRMHVEASLKRLGIEALDLVQTHCLPAEFIQKPELYEWLKILKKEGKVRNFGLSVESMDEALFGLDQDGVSSLQIIFNIFRQKPIDVLFEKAKEKHAALIVRLPLASGLLSGRLTPQTTFAETDHRHYNREGQRFNVGETFAGLPLDRGIALSRELAAYVPSGMSMAQAAMRWILDFDAVSVVIPGATKPEQIVENVSASALPALPEDLRGNIRTFYENRVAAHIRGKY